The DNA region AATGCCACCATTGGCGGGGCATCGTTATCGGTAATGGTATAGCTATGTACGGCATTATTGCCAAGTGATGCATTAGTGGGTACTGATAAGGTAACGATAATTGTTTCGTTAGTTTCGTCTAAAGTATCATCAACAATTGAGTCAATGGTGATATCTTGAGAGGTTTCGCCTGGAGTAAAAATTACCGTGCCACTTGCCAAGTTATAGTCGGTGCCCGAACCTGTAGCTGTGCCTGATACACTATAAGCAACTGTTACAGTCTGTGCTGAAACAGCTGATAGATTTACAGTTAAGTTTGCAGCACTTTGCGACTCTAACCCACTTGATGTCGGTGTGAAAAATGCCACCATTGGCGGGGCATCGTTATCGGTAATGGTATAGCTATGTACGGCATTATTGCCAAGTGATGCATTAGTCGGTGCGGATAAGGTAACGACAACCGTTTCGTTAGTTTCGTCTAAAGTATCATCAATAATAGAACCAATGATGGTTTTAGAGCTTTGACCCGCTGCAAAGGTTAACGTGCCACTTGCCAAGCTATAGTCGGTGCCCGAACCTGTCGCGGTGCCTGATACTGTATAAGCAACTGTTACCGTCTGTGCTGAAACAGCTGATAAATTTACAGTTAAGTTTGCAGCACTTAGCGACTCTAAACCATTTGAGGTCGGTGTGAAAAATGCCACCATTGGCGGAGCATCGTTATCGGTAATGGTATAGCTATGTGCGCTATTAGTGCCAAGTGTTGCATTAGTCGGCGCTGATAAGGTAACGACAACCGTTTCGTTCGCTTCGTCTAGGACATCATCAACAATTGAGCCAATTGTAATAGTTTTAGAGGTTTGACCCGCCGCAAAAGTTAACGTGCCATTTGCCAATCTATAGTCGGTACCCGAACCTGTCGCTGTGCCTGATACAGTATAAGCAACTGTTACAGTCTGTGCTGAAACAGCTGATAGATTTACAGTTAAGTTTGCAGCACTTTGCGCCTCTGACCCACTTGAGGTCGGTGTGAAAAATGCAACCATTGGCGCGGCATCATCATCGGCGATAAGCGCTGTTACCTGCTGTGTGCCAGATTCTGTACCATTTGTCACATTGCTAATGTCGATAATAATGCTTTCATTCTCTTCGTCTAAAGTATCATCGACACCAGTAATAACTACCGTACCCCAGGTAGCAAAGGCTGGGATTAAGATCGTAGAGCTTGATAAATTATAGTCAGTGCCACTGCCTGTCGCCGTGCCTGATACTTCGATTGATACGGCCACTACTTGATCCGACGTTGTGCCATTAAGATACGCCGTTATGGTCGCGACACCACCATTTTCAGCCAAGGGACTATTAGACAGACCAAAGGTGACTACTGGCGCAATATCATCATCAATAATTGACGCTGTTACCTGCTGAACGGCTGATTCAGAACCGTTGCTAACATTCGTAATATCTATAACCACAGCTTCTGAAGATTCATCGATTAGATCGTTTTTTCCAGTAATTATTGCCGTTCCTGTGCTGCTACCTGCCGGTATACTAATGGTGTTACTTGAGAGGTTATAATCAGTATTACCGCCTATTGCGGTTCCTGTTGCGCCCAAGGTTACGGTAACCGCTTGTCCAGATACTGCACTTAATGTCGCGGTTACTGTCGCTGTGCCACCATCCTCAGCAAGCGAGCTGCTCGACAGTGCTAAGGTTACGGTTGGATTGGTTGTGGTAAATGAGGTTGCTGTGCCATAGTTAGTACCGGCTGAATTGATGGCATAGGCATTATAATAATAAGTAGTACCAGCGGTTAAGCCTGAGCTCGTTGCAGAAAAAACACCTGTGCCACTGCCGTTGATATTTTTAGTATGACCATCGCCAATAGTCGGTGTGTTATTTGAGGTCGAATAAACTATCCCACGCTCAGTAATTGCAGCGCCGCCATCACTAGTCACATTACCCCCTAATACCGCAGATACTGTAGTAACAGTACTGGCACTTGTGGTTGTTACTGTTGGGGCAGTTGCGGTAATAAAAAGAGTGCCGTCATAGCTTTTTTTAATCTCATCAGGAAAAGCAAAGCCTCCTGTGCCGGCCCAGGTTGCACCATTAATCGCAGTGGCGGCATCTTCAGCAGTGCCATTAAAGGTACTGCTGCCATTATAATAACTTTCTTTCATAGTTATATGGGCGGTCTTGCCATCTTCTAAGCCCGTGCCGCTGAGACTGGTCAAATCATCGGCAATGCCACCACCAACGAATGATAAAAAGGCCGTTGGACTTCCCACAGAACCAGTAAAGGCATAGAGTTGATCGTCACTTGTTACACCGAAGCCACCTGCCGAAGTATAAGTTATGGTGGCTACATTAGCAGCGAGTGTGCCGCCATTAATTCCTGTTATTTCAATAAGAGTGCCTTTCGGGGTCCCTGCTGCTGAAGACCAAGTAATGACGCCTTCACCAGCAGTAAATGAACTACCATTCCATTCTTTATCGGTAAAGGTAATGGAGCAACCTGCAGGACAATCATCTAACAAAAGAAACGAAAATGCCGTCTCGGCCAAAAATGGGGCATGATAGGCAGTAAAAACGATATCGCCGGGCGCATTGATTAATTGATCGCTAGTTGTCGCAGCCTTAGCAGTTTGCACCGTACCTACCATTACAATAAAAAATAACGCTATAAATAGCTCTATCATCCTTGCTTTCATTTCACCTATTCCCTCGATCATTTAACTATATATTTTGTTGTGCAGTTATTATTCACATCTCCCGATGCAGATATGAATTATTATTTACAACCTAATGGTGAATTTAGCAATAACGGCCTTAAAGCCTACGCGCTTAGGTTGTCACGCGATTTTTTAATGTAACTTATTAGTTTCTAGGTGGATATAATCCATAAATACAAATAATGTAATTAACCCCCAGACTAGGCTGCATATTCGTAAAAGGTGTATTGCCACCGGTATTCCCTACAGCGATCTCGATACCTGAATTTGGTATTGCATTACCAGAATATACTGCATTTTCAGTGGCCTTAGTTGCGTAAAATTCACCTCCTACATTAGCAATAACTCCCTCTGAAGGGTCTGATGTATCCGCATCGCCAGCACCGGTATTGACAGGAATTTTAACGCCGCCAGGATTAGTTACTTCAACGGTATGCGTATGATTTGGTAAATTATCCGTAGTTAATTGAGTATTACTGCGGCCCAAGAGCTGACCAGCTTGAATAGCTTCAATACCGGGGCCAGTTCCAGCGCCAACAGGTACTCGCCCTCTTAAATCAGGCAACTTAAAGGTCGTTCGACCGTCACCGCCGTAGGTAACACCTAATATTGAAAACAATGCAGTATTTGATGAAATTGGCAAAGTTTGTCCATGACAAAATGACCAATTTTTAGGTGGGAAATTTCCAGCAAAAATTTTTAATATGCCTATGTACTCTTCCATTTTATTTCCTCGGTGGTTAATCTCAGTTCCAGAAGGAATATAAGGACACGCATTAATAGAGAGAATTAAAAATTAATCTCTTAAGAGCTATGCCCTCCATTCCCAAGTGGTTAAAGCAAGCAGCCAAGGTGCTGTTTTAGTGCTTACTATTGGTTTGAATTATTCAATGTTAAATATAACAGCAACCAAATGTGATAAATATTACAACGCTATTACACGTAAAATTTCGGCTGAGACTATTCATCGTCAGAAATGATAAAACATCATAAAAACAAGGCAGTTCGTTGATCTAATGTGATTGGATTTTAACTGATGACTCGTAAATATAGAGTCAGGATTTGGTATAAACAAACGACAAGCCTTACTATGCCAACAAGCTGTTAACAGCAATAAGTGCGCTGAAAATGTGGAAGGTATGTATGGTAAATTTAAAACTGTTCAGGTCGATATTACTTACTGAGAAAAGAGTGATGTGATGTTTAACATTGAAAAATTTGCCAGTCAATTTCCTCGGCGAGTAGTGCTAATTTCGCAGTGTAGTTTTGTGCGGTACAGCTCGGTGCCGTATATTTCAGTGCCGTGCATTTCAGTACCGGTATTACGAGCAAGGTTCGTAATGCCGGCATTTAATCGCCCTATTTGTGTTATCTAGTTAATTGCTTAATTAAGTTGATTAGTTCTAGGGTTTTAACGTCGTCTTCACCAAAGGTATTTTGACTGGCGAGTAACGCTTTTTCGTAATATTGTTTGGCCAATGCATATTCATTTTTAATGTTATGAATCGATCCTAACTTTTTATACGTCGCTATTGTGTCTTCGTGATTTAAGATTAGGTATTTTATTCTAGACTGTTGCATGTTAACAAACATGCCCTCATCGTCTTCTTTGGGTTCTTCAATATTGCCTATTCTTGTCATTAATGATTTTTCATAATAGCTTTGCGCTTGGTTGTATTTTTTATCGTCTTCAGCGAGCGAACCCAATTTATAGTAAGTTTTTGAAAAACTGTATATATCAACTTTTTTCAGCTGCTTTTTAATCGCTAAAGATTTCAAGTAAAAATCAATTTCTGATTTTTTATTACCAAGTAATAAGTATATATTGGCCATTTCTTCGTACAAATCAGCTGTTTCAATGGTGTTTTCTTTGTTTTGACTAATATTGTCATTTACCAAAATTTTATAACCGCTTAACGCTTTATTATATTCTCCAGTGCTCATCGCCTGTTTTATTGAGATCTGTTCTTCGCTTTTAGTGAAGTTATCAAAAATATCTGGGTAATAATGTTTTACAACGAGGGTGGAAATAATTAAAAATATGACGCTATAAAAAATTATGTTCGATTGTCGGTTTGACATTTAAATCCTTCATCTTTTTATATTAATTAGTAATTCGGCTAAATTATTCGCTCTATACGCTGCTCGATTTAATCGCTTTATCCCTCTAACAGGCCAAAGAGTCATCAGCAGTGCAAAAGATTATACTATCTTTTGTCGCTAGCTTGAAAGCTGCGCGTGATGCAATTACTTAACAATGGGGTAGCATCTGACCATCATTGATTTAACATCGGCTAAATGTAGGACTAGTACCGAATTAGTATCGACCGTTTTTAACCAATTTTACCACTGCCAAAAACGAGTATAAGTGCCAAGTGAGAAACAGCGATGATTTGTCAGTGATGTAATGCGGACATTATTCTTATTTAGGCCAACAGAGCAGTGATTAAAATTCACATACCTGGCTTAACGAGCGGTAATAATCGATTTTCTGCCAAGAATATAGGGCATTAATTTGGCCATATTTTTCGCATCGTCAATGCCTCGATGGTGAGTGCCATCAAGAGGTAATCCGGCAAGTTTAAGCGCTTGCGCCATACCGTGTTTTTTCGTTAGTTGTTGTGAGCTTGAAAATAGCTTCTTAATGTTCACATGCTCGGCCCCTATCGGATAAGCGATATTATGAAATTGACTGTCTTGAACTAACTGCGTTTTATCGTAATCGCCCCAAGAGCAAAAAACAAAGGTGTCATATTGATATAACCAGTCGGTGAATAGTTTGACCGCGTCTTGATAGGCTGGTGACTCGTCGACATCAGATTGGCTAATACTAGTAAGATCAGTGCAAAACTTGGTGAGGACTGGGTTTCTTATCGGTTTAATAAACGTCATGAATTCATCAACGACGGCAAGGCTTTGCGCCTCAACCATCACCGCACCAATTTCTATCGTTTCCATTTGACGCCTTGAGATTGACTGTTGGTCGCAGCAAGTTGCTTCAAGGTCGACAATGAGAAAATATTGGTATTTCTCTAACGCTATTTGCATTGTTAATATTACCTTTCTTATCGCTAAAATAGCTCAGTTTAATGCAGTGATGCTTTTGATTTAAACTAGCACTAGGGTTCAACTTATATTGCTTACAAGCAATTGAACAGCTGGAATAATTACATTATTTAGCAAGTTCGTTCCTAACTCGGTAAACAACAGTAATAAGCCAGCGACATTAAGAAAAACAGTGACCCGATAAGCGCTTTTAAACGCTTGCTTGCTCGACTTATGGCGTAAGGTTATTTGAGCGAAAAAGGCACCCGGCCAACCACCGATCAGCGCAAACATATGCAATGTGTTTTCTTTGGTGCGCCAGCGGCCACGTTGGGCTGCAAACTTATCAATCGCGTAAGTGATAAATGTCACCAAACTCATCGCCAGATATACCCCAGCAACCGCTTTGGGTAACTTGCCATAAAAGACGGACAATGCGAGTGCCATGCCAAAAATCAGGGTGAAAATACCGCCAAACGTGCGCCCACCTTTGGCTTTGTTTCGTTTGCTTGAACTTTTGATCTCACGCGCAAACTTAATGTTTTCGGCTGTAAAACGATTATTATTTCCACCCGCTAATTGATAAATAATAAGGTCGCCGTCAGCGGGCCGACGAGCGCCAGAGTTAAAGGCTTTAATATGGACAAAAGCGCGCTCGCCACCGCCATTGGGCTCGACAAAACCAAATCCTTTATCGTCATTCCAATTTAATATTTTGCCTTGAAAGTTCATGTCTTCCTTAATTTTAAAACCAATATAACCCTGTTAAAGTCCATCAATTAATACAATGACGACAACTGAGCTTTTAGGCTAATTATTGGATTAGCTTTGTACCATTTAGGTGTATGTCTAACTCTTGCGCAATGCCTTCGGCGGCTAACATGCCACGACTCAATGCCCATAATTCAGGAGATACAGACACAGCTTGTTGGGTTTTACTAATGCTTAAGAAATTAAATAGTGGGCTTTTTTTCCAACTGTCTAATACCGTAACTGGTTTTCTTTTACTGTAAAACAGCCACTGCGGATCAACTTTCAATAACAGCTCTAAGTTAGTTTCTAAAATGTGGCTAGATTGTAAGTCGGGTATCGCCGAATTTAGACCTAAGTAAGTAAGCAAACTTCCGGTATATGAACGCGGGCCATGCATCCACATGCCTCGGTCATTAACGCTGGCATATTGAATGGTCATCGTTTGAGAGAATTTATCACGGTAAGCTGCCATTAGCTTGGTGTGCTGGTCGATCCGCGCTTGCATTAGGCTTTCTTTACCAAGCGCTTTACCAATAATTTTTGCCGCCGCTAAAGTCCCTTGATAATCTTCGCCTCGGCTTTTAAGTAATATAGTTGGGGCTATCGACGATAAATCTTGGTAGCTGACCCGGTGACGATAAACGTCGGCAATGATTAAGTCGGGCTTTAATTGTGAAATCACTTCGAGATTGGGTTGTGAGCGCATACCAACCGAGGTCCAAGGTTTTATTAAAGCGCGCACGGGAGCGATAATCCGCTGTGGTTTTTTATCGTCGGCAACGCCAACCGGGGAAACGCCAATAGCCGCCAGCGCATCGATAAATGAATATTCTAAAACAATGATACGCGTAGGAGGACTAACCAATGTTAACTGACCGCCCTCGTGCTCTATCATTTGTGCCGCTTGCGCGGTGCAGTGACACAAGGTAAGTAGCAGTAGCGCGGTTAACACTGAAGTAAAGTTGGAACGCATTAGAATTTTCCTGAAAAACTGAGAGTAATGTTAAATATAGGGAATAAAGTCGCTGTAAATATGAGCCGTTGTTACGGAATAACCTTATGAGTTTTAACCCGATTAATTGCCACATTATACCGATTTAACATGCTTAATCTATCTGATTATCGTTATCAACTGCCTATCATTGGGTTTTAAAAACCAGTGGTATTGATGTGAATGAATTAGTCAATAACGCCGTCTGTTGTGGTCATCGCCGGAAAAACCACTGCAGTAATTAACAACCTTAGTTAATTTTACCAATTAGCCAAAAGCATTAACTTAAATGCAATTGACTAGCGCAATCAAAATCATTAACATTGCGATATTGGTCGTATGATTTTAGTATTCTGCTTTTTATTGCTCTGCTGTTAATTATATCGTTGTTCACCCTTCAATTATTAAATGACTCACATGCCTTACTTTTTTCGCAATGCGTTGATTTGGTTATTCCTGATCAGCGCTTTAATTATTGGTTTCGCGGTTTCGCTGATCGCTTGGTCGACTTTCCCGCTGCATATTGAACATTTACAGCAATATTTTTTATTCGAAAATCAAAACAGTATTGAACAGCAAATATTGTCAACAATCAGAACACCGCGAGCGTTAGCTGGTGTTGTCATCGGCATGAATTTGGCTGTCGCTGGGGTGCTAATGCAAGGATTGACTCGCAACGCCCTCGCTTCCCCTTCGGTGTTAGGCATTAACGCCGGTGCCGCTTGCGCCATTGCACTTTCTAGTGTTGGTTTTGCTGTGTTAAGTGACTTGCCAAGTATTATGGTGGCCGCTATCGGCGGTATTGTTAGCGGCGCGTTGGTTATGTTTCTTGGCGGTTTTTTATCGACACGACCGCATCCGTTGAAATTAATTTTGGCGGGGATCGCGATTAATGCGCTATTTATCGGGATCACCCGCGCCTGTCTTATTCTGGCCGACGACACCGCTTTTAGCGTGATCAATTGGCTAGCTGGCTCCTTATCTAATCTTGATTGGCAACACTGGCATAACTTAT from Gammaproteobacteria bacterium includes:
- a CDS encoding phage tail protein, which produces MEEYIGILKIFAGNFPPKNWSFCHGQTLPISSNTALFSILGVTYGGDGRTTFKLPDLRGRVPVGAGTGPGIEAIQAGQLLGRSNTQLTTDNLPNHTHTVEVTNPGGVKIPVNTGAGDADTSDPSEGVIANVGGEFYATKATENAVYSGNAIPNSGIEIAVGNTGGNTPFTNMQPSLGVNYIICIYGLYPPRN
- a CDS encoding tetratricopeptide repeat protein gives rise to the protein MSNRQSNIIFYSVIFLIISTLVVKHYYPDIFDNFTKSEEQISIKQAMSTGEYNKALSGYKILVNDNISQNKENTIETADLYEEMANIYLLLGNKKSEIDFYLKSLAIKKQLKKVDIYSFSKTYYKLGSLAEDDKKYNQAQSYYEKSLMTRIGNIEEPKEDDEGMFVNMQQSRIKYLILNHEDTIATYKKLGSIHNIKNEYALAKQYYEKALLASQNTFGEDDVKTLELINLIKQLTR
- a CDS encoding exonuclease domain-containing protein, producing MQIALEKYQYFLIVDLEATCCDQQSISRRQMETIEIGAVMVEAQSLAVVDEFMTFIKPIRNPVLTKFCTDLTSISQSDVDESPAYQDAVKLFTDWLYQYDTFVFCSWGDYDKTQLVQDSQFHNIAYPIGAEHVNIKKLFSSSQQLTKKHGMAQALKLAGLPLDGTHHRGIDDAKNMAKLMPYILGRKSIITAR
- a CDS encoding DUF1294 domain-containing protein gives rise to the protein MNFQGKILNWNDDKGFGFVEPNGGGERAFVHIKAFNSGARRPADGDLIIYQLAGGNNNRFTAENIKFAREIKSSSKRNKAKGGRTFGGIFTLIFGMALALSVFYGKLPKAVAGVYLAMSLVTFITYAIDKFAAQRGRWRTKENTLHMFALIGGWPGAFFAQITLRHKSSKQAFKSAYRVTVFLNVAGLLLLFTELGTNLLNNVIIPAVQLLVSNIS
- a CDS encoding ABC transporter substrate-binding protein, which gives rise to MRSNFTSVLTALLLLTLCHCTAQAAQMIEHEGGQLTLVSPPTRIIVLEYSFIDALAAIGVSPVGVADDKKPQRIIAPVRALIKPWTSVGMRSQPNLEVISQLKPDLIIADVYRHRVSYQDLSSIAPTILLKSRGEDYQGTLAAAKIIGKALGKESLMQARIDQHTKLMAAYRDKFSQTMTIQYASVNDRGMWMHGPRSYTGSLLTYLGLNSAIPDLQSSHILETNLELLLKVDPQWLFYSKRKPVTVLDSWKKSPLFNFLSISKTQQAVSVSPELWALSRGMLAAEGIAQELDIHLNGTKLIQ
- a CDS encoding iron chelate uptake ABC transporter family permease subunit, with amino-acid sequence MTHMPYFFRNALIWLFLISALIIGFAVSLIAWSTFPLHIEHLQQYFLFENQNSIEQQILSTIRTPRALAGVVIGMNLAVAGVLMQGLTRNALASPSVLGINAGAACAIALSSVGFAVLSDLPSIMVAAIGGIVSGALVMFLGGFLSTRPHPLKLILAGIAINALFIGITRACLILADDTAFSVINWLAGSLSNLDWQHWHNLWPASVIGWVLAMYIARSLNLLTLGNDTAVGLGLNISMTRYITCAAIVLLTASSVAIAGPIGFVGMLVPHIAKRLVGHNFFVLLPASALLGAALIVWADVLSRAIAFPAETPVGIITALIGTPCFVLLAIKSKSF